The sequence GAGAAGGCTGTCGCTTTTAGCTCAGCTTCTTTTAATTGCCTTTCCAACTCTGCGATTCGCTGCTTTAATTGTAAGGTCTCTATAGATTCTTCACTAACATTTTCCGGATTATCAGCCTTTCGTTTCCGTTGTTTCATTGGATATAAATCTGTTACAATGTTAGGCTTTCTGACTATATTTCCAGCATCGTAGCCTAAGTTTTTCATCCAACGAGTAATATGCCCATGCTCCTGTTGTTGCCCTGTGTACTTTTTCCAAATCGCTGTCTTTGTAATATTCGTTGAAAGTAACTCATGAATTATCATGTGTTTTTCGGCATGCGTAAAATGCTTACGTTCTTTTGGAATGATTTTTTCGTCCATTTTTTACACTTTTTGGTGTAAACCTATTTTAGGACAAGTCACAAATTAAATACCGGAATTGATTTACATGGCAATGGTATGTTACGGCGTTATTTAACTTCTATACCTTTTCTTATTTTATCGCTCCCTTGATTATTAAAAACTGTGTAAATTTTTTCGGCAGGTGGTAGCAAATTGTTTAAATTACTATTTTGTAATATCGTTTGTAGTGTTTGTGTCGCAGAAATATTAAATTCCGATTTCCAGCTATAGGTAGAGTCCAACCACATATTTGTATCAGGAATTGTATAATGGGTAATCATATCTTCCACTACATAATTTGTTGCGTCATAATATACTACCTTATAACCCGGATTGTTACAATGAACGGGACTAATTCCGGGAGATGAATATGCTATTTCAGTAACTTTAGTGCCGAGTGTATCATATAGTCTTCTAAATTCATCCATATGTGTATGGCTATAAAAAAGATTAGTAATTTCCTGCTGATATTCCTGAACGATGCCTAAAAAACGGTTTCCCAATTCTGAGTAGAACTATCCCACATTGCTGAACTACTATGAGCATCTATTCCTGGTGGTATATGCATTCCAATTATTACTTTTTTATTATCGGTTCGTGCATTTTTTAATTGGGCGCTCAACCAGTCCATTTGTTCTTTGCGATTCAATTCTTTGGTTAAATTATCAGCCAATTGATAATCCGGGCAAAACATAATTGAATTAAGCGCAATTATTCTTAGTCCACCTCCTATTTCAACACTATAGTAACCCTGATCAATGTTGTCAATATTCACAATAAAGCTGCTTTTTGTTGTGTCCATATCTAAGTTCAAAGTTGGATAACTTACCGAATTGTTAGGCAATAAACCAAGTGGATTTTTTTTACCCGGGCCGGTAAATGGATAGTAATCACCATTGAGTCCATCGTTATTACCCGGCAAGTAAAGAAATGGGATGCCGGTTGATTTAAATTTTGAATAAAAAGTATTTAATACGATACTATCGTTGCGTTCATGTTGCACAAGTCCTCCCGCATTTATTGGTTTAGTATGCGCACAAATATTACTTGTAATTGATAAATGAGCAGGGAGATCGCCGGTAAACAATACAAATTGTGGTGGGTTTGAAGAAACCATTAAATCGTAAATGCTTTGCATTGCAGCGTCAAACAATTTGGTTCCGGTATCAAATCCATAGTCAGAATCGGTGCGCAGACTATTTAAATGCACATCAGAAAATAAGATGAAATAGGGCTTGTTTGCTACTACTCCCATTGACTGAATTTGCCTTGTATTTTTTTGGTTGGTTTTACCACAGGATACAAAAAAAGATATAGTAAATAATAATAAAATAAATTTAGCGTGTTGCATAATAAATTAATTAATAGTTTATGAAATTGTAACTGCGTTTGAATCGTATTGAATTCGCAAACCGAGTATGTATTGTGAATAACTTAATAATGTTTGCCAGGTTTTATCCGTTAACATTTCGGCAATATTCAGGTCATTTATGAAATCAAAACTAATTTGTTTGTCGCGATAATTGACCAGTGCAATATGAATATTGGAAATATTTTTTGATGTATTTTCAATAGCATCCATAATTAGTGCTAATGGTGTTCGAATACTTAAAATTAAATCGCCCAGAGGTTCACCCAATGGCGTACTTAAACCGTGAAGATAAAAGCAACGAACCCAATCATACACATCAGTTGGATCTGTCAAAAGCGCCTGGCTACAAAGGTTATTTAGGGTTTTCAGTTTGGCAGCAATATTTGTATCATTTGCAACAGCTGAAGCAATATTAGCAGGTGAACCCACTACTCCGCAATTGAGTGGCAATAAACCTGCTGAAGTTTGAACGTTTATTGTTACTAACCCTAAAATAAGTGGAGTTTTGTTTGTAATTAATGAAGCATTAAATTGATCTGTACATTGATCAACTGCATCTTTTACATCCCCAAACATTTGATAAATGCTTCCTGGTGGTATTAAACCGGGGTCGGGCAGGTTTCCACTTATTTCGTCGAATTTAACAATGAAATCCGTTGCAGTTTGACTAAATGAACCAAAATTTTATCTAATACAGATACGGCTCCAATTAGCGAATCAAGGTTTGGTTTAGATGTGGTATCTTTTAGGAATGCATTTTCGTAGATACATAGTTAGGAAGAAACCCATTCACGATGCTGTTGTTCCAATTATCAACGATTGATTTAAAAAAATTAACAAATTCAGATCTATAATCATCTCGCCAAATGTTGACTGTTGTATTCACATCAACCCAAGCTGTGCTGGATTGTGGGGAAATAGATACAGGTATACCGGTTGACCACATACCATAATAAAATTTTGATACCTGAGCATACATCGATACAAATGCTTGTAAATCGACAGAATAAATATTAGACATGAAGTGTTAATTTGGATTTAACAATTGAACCTTTTGTTCATAATTAATATTTAAATTAATTATTAAATTGAGTTGTTGAACTAGCGTATTCCATTCTGTATTAGCAGCAACAATATTCGATTGTATAGTTGCATAATCAGGATCAGCGCTTCCAACTTTTGTCATTGAAGCATTAATTGTATCAATAATTTCAATTAATTCGTTATTAATATCATTCCACATGGATTGTGTTTCTGTAAGTGCTTTTAGTGCTGTTTGGTATTTGCTTTCGACAGTTGATACAACTGCGCTAATTGTATTGAGATTTATTATATCCTTATTAATCTGCGTGGCCTGATCATGAAGGATTTTGAGTTTGCCGGTATCGGCAAGTAATTGTGCTTTATCTTTAGCCAGCATAACAGCAAAAGCTGCAACTCCCGCAAGACCACCAAGAACAAATAAGGCCGATTCAGGAAGAAAAGCTACAGCAATAACTGTAACAAACACAGAACCACC comes from Bacteroidota bacterium and encodes:
- a CDS encoding metallophosphoesterase, with protein sequence MGVVANKPYFILFSDVHLNSLRTDSDYGFDTGTKLFDAAMQSIYDLMVSSNPPQFVLFTGDLPAHLSITSNICAHTKPINAGGLVQHERNDSIVLNTFYSKFKSTGIPFLYLPGNNDGLNGDYYPFTGPGKKNPLGLLPNNSVSYPTLNLDMDTTKSSFIVNIDNIDQGYYSVEIGGGLRIIALNSIMFCPDYQLADNLTKELNRKEQMDWLSAQLKNARTDNKKVIIGMHIPPGIDAHSSSAMWDSSTQNWETVF